One Drechmeria coniospora strain ARSEF 6962 chromosome 01, whole genome shotgun sequence genomic region harbors:
- a CDS encoding ATP-dependent RNA helicase DBP4, with the protein MASRIPGRQQKAPKPAKMDMRQQKRKRVQDEVQKVEDAVADLDPKSAEIKSFADLPLSSATASGLKASHFQTLTDVQQQAIPLALKGNDILGAAKTGSGKTLAFLVPVLEKLYRAQWTEFDGLGALIISPTRELAVQIFEVLRKVGRNHTFSAGLVIGGKNLKEEAERLSRMNILVCTPGRMLQHLDQTAGFDADNLQVLVLDEADRIMDMGFQSAVDALVEHLPKTRQTLMFSATQSRKVSDLARLSLNDPEYVSVHQDAASATPTNLQQHYITTPLPDKLDTLFGFIKTNLKSKIIVFLSSGKQVRFVYESFRHLQPGIPLLHLHGRQKQVARLEITSRFTAAKQACLFATDVVARGIDFPAVDWVIQADCPEDVDTYIHRVGRTARYQSNGRAVLFLDPTEEEGMIKRLEQKKIPIQKVHVKEKKKRDIKDHLQNMCFQYPDLKYLGQKAFISYSRSIHLQKDKTIFKFNKLDLDGFAASMGLPGTPQIKFHKGQDVKKIKNAPRDGMSSGSESDMDLDGAKPKKKNEVRTKYDKMFERQNQDVLSSHYSKLVANEGAKAGDGDSDDDDFLAVKRRLNDQDLDDVIKQGNAGSSAKVITGLGGDEPYVIDSKRREKALQSKKKMLKFKGNPTKLVFDDEGNSHAIYELQGEEDFKQEGPADEQRQKFVESESARVREADVDDKELARQRKREKREKRKAREAMERDGLDPDEVPQLVDAGDGEDPLALLRSLPMAGDAEEPPRKKVKKWFQNDDESDTEIKATEKSKKGKRGKVFQVADEPETLEDLEALATGLLDG; encoded by the exons ATGGCTTCTCGAATCCCCGGGCGCCAGCAGAAAGCACCGAAGCCGGCCAAGATGGATATGCGTCAGCAGAAGCGCAAAAGGGTCCAGGACGAGGTCCAAAaggtcgaggatgccgttgCTGATCTG GATCCCAAGTCGGCTGAGATCAAATCTTTTGCCGACTTGCCCCTCTCCTCGGCGACCGCCTCGGGTCTCAAAGCGTCCCACTTCCAAACCTTGACCGAcgtccagcagcaggcgaTCCCCCTCGCCCTCAAGGGCAACGACATactcggcgccgccaagaCGGGCAGCGGCAAGACTCTCGCCTTCCTGGTTCCCGTTCTAGAGAAGCTTTATCGCGCCCAATGGACCGAgttcgacggcctcggcgccctcaTCATCTCCCCGAcccgcgagctcgccgttCAGATATTCGAAGTCCTCCGCAAAGTTGGCCGAAACCACACCTtctcggccggcctcgtcatAGGCGGAAAGAACctcaaggaggaggccgagcggCTGTCACGAATGAACATCCTCGTCTGCACCCCCGGCCGCATGCTGCAGCACCTGGACCAGACCGCAGGCTTCGATGCCGACAACCTGCAggttctcgtcctcgacgaggccgaccgCATCATGGACATGGGCTTCcagtcggccgtcgatgccctcgtcgagcactTGCCAAAGACACGCCAGACTCTCATGTTCAGCGCCACCCAGAGCAGGAAGGTCTCCGACCTGGCCCGGCTGAGCCTCAACGACCCCGAGTACGTCTCGGTGCACCAGGACGCCGCCTCTGCGACGCCGACCAATCTGCAGCAACACTACATCACGACACCGCTGCCGGACAAGCTAGACACCCTCTTTGGCTTCATCAAGACCAACCTGAAGAGCAAGATCATCGTCTTCCTGAGCTCCGGCAAGCAGGTCCGCTTCGTCTACGAAAGCTTCCGCCATCTGCAGCCCGGCATCCcgctcctccacctccacgGCCGACAGAAACAGGTGGCGCGGCTGGAGATTACCTCTCGATTCACTGCCGCCAAGCAGGCATGCCTGTTCGCCACCGATGTCGTCGCCCGAGGCATCGACTTCCCCGCCGTCGATTGGGTCATCCAAGCCGACTGCCCCGAAGACGTCGACACCTACATACATCGCGTCGGCCGTACCGCCCGCTATCAGAGCAACGGCCGAGCCGTTCTGTTCCTAGATCCTACCGAAGAAGAAGGGATGATAAAGCGGCTCGAACAGAAAAAGATACCGATACAGAAAGTCCACgtcaaggagaagaagaagcgtGATATCAAGGATCACTTGCAAAACATGTGCTTCCAGTACCCGGACCTCAAATACCTCGGGCAAAAGGCCTTCATAAGCTACTCCAGATCGATTCATCTGCAAAAAGACAAGACCATCTTCAAGTTCAACAAACTCGACCTCGATGGATTCGCCGCCAGCATGGGTCTCCCCGGCACACCGCAAATCAAGTTTCACAAGGGCCAGGACGTCAAGAAGATCAAGAACGCGCCCCGCGACGGCATGTCGAGCGGGTCCGAGTCAGACatggacctcgacggcgccaaaCCCAAGAAGAAGAACGAGGTGCGGACCAAGTACGACAAGATGTTCGAGCGACAGAACCAGGACGTCCTGTCAAGCCACTACTCCAAGCTCGTCGCCAACGAAGgcgccaaggccggcgacggagacagtgatgacgacgacttcctcgccgtcaagCGACGCCTCAACGACCAAGACTTGGACGACGTCATCAAGCAGGGCAACGCCGGCTCATCAGCCAAGGTCATAACCggtctcggcggcgatgagccGTACGTCATCGACTCGAAGCGTCGCGAAAAGGCCCTCCAGTCAAAGAAGAAAATGCTCAAGTTCAAGGGCAACCCGACAAAGCTTGTctttgacgacgagggcaacTCGCACGCCATCTACGAGCTCCAGGGTGAAGAGGACTTTAAACAGGAAGggcccgccgacgagcagcgccAGAAATTTGTCGAGAGCGAGTCGGCGCGCGtgcgcgaggccgacgtggacgacAAGGAACTCGCGCGACAGCGCAAGCGCGAGAAGCGCGAGAAGAGAAAGGCACGCGAGGCCATGGAGCGGGACGGCCTCGATCCGGACGAGGTGCCTCAGCTGGTGGacgctggcgacggcgaggatccGCTTGCCCTGTTGAGATCGCTCCCCATGGCTGGCGATGCGGAGGAGCCGCCGCGAAAAAAGGTCAAGAAGTGGTTCcagaacgacgacgagtcggacACCGAGATCAAGGCAACCGAGAAGTCGAAGAAAGGAAAGAGAGGCAAGGTGTTCCAGGTGGCGGACGAGCCCGAGACGTTGGAAGATCTCGAGGCCTTGGCGACGGGACTGTTGGATGGGTAA